GGGTTATAGCCAAGTGGTAAGGCAATGGACTTTGACTCCATCATGCGCTGGTTCGAATCCAGCTAACCCAATTGGGTTGGGCAAAAAATGATGGCGGTATAGCCAAGTGGTAAGGCAGAGGTCTGCAAAACCTTCATCACCGGTTCAAATCCGGTTACCGCCTTTCCTGAAAAGGTTATAATCCTGATCAGTTTCATATTTAGTTCCATTTTGCCGGCGTGGCGGAATTGGCAGACGCGCTGGACTCAAAATCCAGTTCCCGTTGAGGGAGTATCGGTTCGACCCCGATCGCCGGTACTAAGAGGTTTTCAGGAAGCTCTAAGTACCTTTGAGAAGTCGTTATATCATTGATATAACGGCTTTTTTGTTTTTTCATAAACCATGCAAAACTATAGAAAATAAGGGTTCTTTGTCAACCGGTGTTGATGAGGAAAATTGGGGTTCAATTCATTTACGAATTGGGCTTCTTTTTTTTATTTTTATTTTGAATTCAATCTGTATTCTATAATTAAAATTCATCCAGTTTCGGTAGCCATAAGCTGTTCGTTTTATTTGTTTGATTTTACGATTAACACCCTCGATGGGCCCATTTGAGAGTGAACATTCCGTCATGTTTTTAATAAATTGCTTATTCTTGATAAAGGTCTTAATCGTTTGTAAGAGCTGAGGACTAACGTTCTCAACTCTACCTAAAGCTTCAATAAATGCGACATAGTTTCGACTACGAATGGCCTCGACTAATTCGTGAGCTGAATAATAAGTGTTCGCAAATTCTTCATTCAGATCCAGTCCCTCCAGGATTAGTTGTTCCTGAGTTAGATGGTCTTTTAAATGCGAAAACCATTGTGGTTTATCTTTTTCAAGTTTTGAATAATCTTTGAGATAGAGCCGCCAGTAATACTTAAGCACGCGGTATTCACGAGTGTCTGGGGCAAATCTTTTCATCAATTGAACACGAGTCTGGTTTAAGGATCGTAAGACCATTTGAACTAAATGAAAGTTGTCGGCGACAACTTTGGCGTTAGGGAAAATACTGTGCATAATGGTGTAATAGTTTGCGTTAAAATCCATCACAACCTGGGTCACTTGCTGGCGATTTTTCAAGGAGTAATGATTTAAGAAGAATGCCTTAATCTCTTTAGTTCTACGTCCTGGAAGAATGGCAATGAGGTCGTGTTTCTGTGCATCAATAGCGATGAAACTCATTTGTTTCCCGGTAGAACGGAATTCATCGATGCATAAAGTAGTTGGTAGACCATCATAGGCTGGTCTAGTTTGTTTCCCCAAAGCAACTAATTGACGACTGACAGTATTAGTTGATACATTGTACTCTGCGGCAATATTGACCATTGTGCGGTCTTCTGTTAGTGCTGTAGTAATACGGTGCTTAACATGTTGAGAAATCTGATGTTGCTTGGCCACTACGGGGGTTTGGGCAAGTAGGCTATGACCGCAAGCCCGACAGAGAAAGCGTTGCTTACGTAAAATTAACAATGCCGTTCGCTCGCTGATGTTGGAAATTCTGATATTAACCGTTTTAAAACCATTTCGAACGATTTCGTGTTGCCCACAACGTGGGCAAACACTAATTGAATAGGAAAGATCCGCGTAAATCCGTAAAGCATCCCGGCTATTATCTTGAATTTTAAAATTAGTTATATTTTGGTCTTTAATTTGTAGAAGAATTCTTGTAGACTGGTCTTGAGACATATTAATCTTCTCGCTTTCAATTAGTTTTCGTCGACTTGATTGTAGCACGTAGAGGTGGTATGCCTCTTTTTTTTTACAAAAATGGTGTCGATGGATTTCTCCATCAACACCAAATATCATAGAACCAAAATAAGTTCATGGTGCACTTTGGTGCACTTTTCGGCTTTTCCAATATTACAAAGTTAGGGATGGTCTCCCAAATCAAACCGTGTACTTAAATCCCTTGTGCCACATGATGTACAGCAATTATGGTGCACTTATGGTGGTGCACTTTGGTGCATGTTTGGTGCACTTTTTAACTATATGCTCTAAAATTTCGACAAGAAAACCGGGGTCTAACCCGGGTTCTTTTACATATTAAAATTGTTCTAGTGCGTTATCTATCTTAACTGCCTGTTGTTGTGCAAGCTCTGCAATGACGTGCGCATAGACGCGCTGTGTGATGCCTACGTCCGAATGTCCCAGACGTTGTGCAATTATATAAATAGACACGTCTTTGTAGAGTAGGTAGCTTGCATGTGTGTGACGTAATCCATGAAAGGTAATCTTTTTAATACCAAGTCTTTCATGTGCCGCCCTAAGTGATTTGTTGACTGAATTATCACTAGGGACTTTACTGCTAAATTTCCCCATAAAAACAAGGTGTAAGTTATTCTGAATACCTGCTGCAATCTGTTCTTGATGCAGGCTACCAAGTAACTTAATGAGGTAGGGTGGTGCCGTAACAACTCGGTTGGATGATTTAGTTTTTGTAGGCAAGAAATCACCATCGCCGGTACTAATAGCTATTTCGGTACCTTTGCATGGCCTTCATATCTTTGATATGAAGGTTTTTTTGTATTTTCGGAATCCATGCGAGACCATGCAAAGTGAAAACCCGGAGCCGGCGTGACACATAGTATGTCTCGTCCAGGAATACCCGGTGACAACAGTCCAATGGAAAGCCTGTGGAGCCATATGAAGACGGAATGTTTTGACTTTGAGAGGCCGTTATCATTGAAAGCGATTATTGGGTTAGTAGCGAATTTTATGGATTGGTATAACAATTCTCGCCGTCAAACAACACTAAACGGCATGACCCCAGTAGAATACCGAAATCATGCCGTCAAGAAAATTGCATAATAATTTTAATTATTTGATTGTCTACTTGACACGAGGCCGCACCGGCTGACCTTTCATCGTAGTTATCTATTGTGAACTAAATAATTCACGATTTTAGTGCTACCCATAACTGCTACAACAGGAATAGAAACTATAAAAAGAATCCCATGCAAGGCCCAAATAACTAGCATATTGGTTATATCATCGCGAAATTTTAGTTGATCGTGTAGTATCGTATGTCGTGGATTATTACTAATTCCCCGTGTAACATAGGATTGCATGTAAAGAGAATCATTGTGCAAGGCAGGCAACCAATGTAGTGCTACCGGATATGTTAGCAAGTAGGAAAATAGAAGTAAAAGATTAAGTGGATTCAAAATAAAAACAAAGTGACCACTAGGCTGAGCTGTTACAAAGTAAAAACTAATTATGAAGATTGGTAAGCTAGATAAGTAGTCTTTAAATAACTGAAGTAGGTTATGCACACCGCTCACCATGTTTCTTAAATTAATAAAAAGTAAACTTGTTTAAATTTTAGATTGAATATATAAAATCAATCAAAGTAATGACCGCCGCTTTCTACGTTTGCACCCGCCCAAGCGCCGTTCATAATTTCTTGCCAATCTTGCGTAACTTCATCGCCATCAGAATCGACCCACATACGAGTTGTAGGATGAATTGCTGGAAGTGTAGCTGTGCTTGCTGTGGTGGGAATAGTTGTTTCTGTAGTAACAATAGAGTTAGTAGCTGTGTCTGCAGAGGCCTTCACAAAAGAGGTGCTGATACCTAATACTAAGGCTGAGGCTAACAAGAGTGTTGAGTATTTAAATGCAGATTTCATAAATGTATCCTCCGTGTAAAATGATTTCAAATTAATTTGATGCGGAGAGTATAGTTCCAAATATTGATTGAGTAAATATAGATTTTAGTGTTTTTGTAGCTGTGTGGATAGAGCAAAAGAAACCTAAAATTAAAGGTGTTTAATTTTAGGTTAGTAATGAAATAATTACCTGAGCTTAATTAAGTTAATTCACAAAAGGTGTGTTAACTTAACTGACTTTTTCAGATCAAAATGATAGTTGTGCGATATTAACTAAGTAAATGAGGAGTGAGAGTAGCTTGACAGAGCTGACGAATGAACAAATTGAAGCAATTGCAATCCTAGGGGCCAAAGCAGGAGTTAAGGCTTATCGTGATAGTCATAAACGTACGGTGAAGTCCGAGTATCAAAAAAATCTACGTAATACAAAGCCAGTGTTGACTAATTACTATTACTTGGAAGACACGTGAACGTCGGTTTACCAGAGTTAATGGAGGATGACATTGAATATGCAACGGTTCTGCCTAAAGACCAGTTGTCTATCAAGTCGCTGCTAAGGTATCATGTACGATCCAAAATCATGATTAAGTTTATCGATTGTCCCAATACAAGGTAGAGTGCCAGCGCAGTAAGGACGTAAGGCTACATCGGCACTATCCGGTATTCTCTATCTACAGAAGCCGACTATGACACGAGTAGATACTGTTGTACGGTTTGCTGTGGATCGTAAGACGATTGCCCGAATTGTTATGCCTTTAGCAGAAAGTTCTAAGATACTTTCTTGTTCAGATATAGTAAATGGTGATAGTTCATAGCGAGTACCCCTTTGCTTTTCTTGGTTGTTGAGTAATTGTACCCGCTATGGGATTTTTTTGTTCAATTATGTGTTGCACTTCAATTGTAGATTCGTCCTTAGCAAAAAAAGGAGGGGATAAATTGACCTTAACGATATATGATCCAGATCTACCAACCTTACTACTATCACTACATCCAGAAAATACGCAAGCTATTATTAATCAGACGAAGATTATTGAGTATCGCCGGCGCTTCTATCAAAAGCCGTTTCAAGCATTCGTTTATACTACAGGCGCTGAAGGTGGGATTGAGCTGTTTATTAAGTGCAATCAGCCCATTACTGGAGATGCGGCTACTTTGGCACGGCTAGGGCAACAATTTCAGCATGATGACTATCATGAAATTAAAACTTACTTTGCTGCTAAGAATACGGGGCTAATTCTGCCAATTATAGCATTTGTTCAAATTCCTAAAATTAGCTTAGCGATGTTGAGGCATCGGTTTGAAAACTTTGTGGTGCCCCGGCAGTATCTATTTTTGGATCAACCAACTCGACAATTCCAGTTGGCCTTTTTGTTGCAACAACCTGGATTTAATCAGACCAGCATCGACTGGCAGTCTCAATATTAACACCGATATTTAAAAAACACCGATTAATCTAACAGACGGATTGGTCTGATTGATTAATCGGTGTTTATCTTACTTAATTAGCTTCTCATAGACGTAGCAGGTATCGTCTTGATGGTAAACCCCAACCATCTCGCCAACGCGCTCAAATTGCATTTTAGCAATCAAATGCTGCATGGCTAAATTATCGGCATGGGTATCAATCCGGATACTTTTAATAGCTGGATGTTCTTTGGTAATATGTGCAATGATTTTTTCAAAAAGTTGGGTGGCGTAACCATGCCCCGCGTGGCTGGAATGGATTGCCACGCGATGGATAACGACATATGGCGCCGTGGTGTTTAACCAAGTGGCATTAGCCGTGTCATAGGTAGCATCTGGCGACGGTACCACGGCGACTGCCCCCACTGTAGCACTATCATCCGCATTGAATAAGTAGGCGGATCCTTGCATGATATCGGCGGTAATCTGATTGCGTGATGGGTAATCGCCTTGCCATTGGTTGACACCGGCCTCGGCTAATTGATTACGCCCATCGCTTAAAATATCGATGATAGTGTCAATATCATCAAGGGTTGCTTTTTTAAAATACATTATCTGTGACTCCTCTCTTAACTGCCCAACGTTTGTGTTTAAAACGCTGACTTTAACAGTATACAGAAATCACACGAGATTGGAACTATTTAATCCTGTTTCTTAGTAATTTTTCAATTAATCGTTAGTTGCCAGAATGGCTTGTGCTCGGGCGGCCATCGCATGAGCATCATTATAGGCGGCCACGGTATTTGGCGCGTACTGGTAGGCATTCGTACGGAGTGTGCGCTCATAAAATTCTAAATAGGGTAGGGTATGTTCCTGTGCAATCTTGATCGCTTGTTGCCAATCAAAGGCTACTTTTCGGTAGTCAATGCTAGTTAGACCCTGGGCGTCAAATGTTAGTAATAAATACATGGCCCGGGGTGATCTTAACGCCGGCCATGGTGCAGTCGGTAAGCCAACGGTGCCGGCATTTAAAATCAATTGGCCGGTAGTAGAATAACGCATTAAGGGCTGATGCGTATGGGCGTAGATGACGATATCTGGCTGTCCAGTGGCGGCTTGGTCAAAGTTAGCTTGTTCAGCAGTTGGCGCTAAGGCGTGGCCTCGTGTGCGCTGTGGTAAGACGTGTTGCAAGCGAATTGTGAGCGAACCGATGTGCTTAGTGACCGTTAAGGGTAAATGTAAAAGTTTCGTAAAGTGTGCTGAAGTTAATTGTTGGCGATCGTAAGCGGTTAAGATGGTTGCCATGATTTGCTTGGGTTGATTAAAGTCAGTGGGGGTGGCGGTTAAAACTTTACCATAATTTTCTTCATGATTCCCAAGAACGTAAGCGGTTGGCTGGACTTGATCGAGTAAAGCCATACACTGCTCGGGTTCTGGACCACGGACAGTAATATCACCAACAGTCCAGTATTCGGTTACCCCTTGTGCTTGAGCGTCGGCTAAAACGGCAGCAAGGGCGGTCGCATTACCATGAATATCAGATAGAACTGCAATTTTTTGCATATTAAAGAAATCCTTTCGTGAATAACAGTTGATGCGGTTAGTAAAGTTTACTATTCGTTAAAAATCGGTTAGCAACCAACGCTGATAAATACAACGCCACTTAAATCTGGTATACTATATTACGGAACGAAGTAATATATTAGCACGTATATTCAAGCCAATTCGTTTCAAAGCCGTGGTTGTCCTCCGGGATGACGACGGTTTTTATTTTAGCATAAAATGCAGTGTGACAGTGTTAATTGATTAATCAGTTTAAGGCTAGTAATAGTGGGGTTGCGTTCAAACAAAAAAGCCTGACAATTTGTCAGACTTTTGCATTAATTTTGATGGTGTTGTTTGATTTTTTGACTGAGGTAATAGCCGAGGTAGCAAATCGCGATAAAGGGTAACGTGTAGTAAAGCGCAATACGCTGATTGGGGTCAAACCAAATCAGAATGCAAGACAGGCCGCTTAAAATAAAGGCGAGCCAAGGCACTACCGGATAGCCAGGTGTTTTATAAGTTAAGTCAGCCAGATTTTTGCCACTCTTAACGTAGGCCTTACGAAAATTAATTTCTGATAAGGCAATTGCCATCCAAACAATGACCACTGCTAAACCGGAAATTGAGACTAAGACGAGGTAAACAGAACCAGCCGCATACACACTAGACAGTAATGCGAGAATGCCACCTAACATACTCGTTATCAGGGCAATCAAAGGGACGTCTCGGCGAGTAGTCCGTTTAAATATTTTGGGAATCGTGCCTTCATTGGCGAGCGACCATAACATCCGCGTTGAGGCATATAGGCCGGAATTAGCGGCGGACATAATGGCCGTTAACACGACAAAATTCATGAGGTCGGCCGCATAGGGAATGCCGATTTCTTTAAAGACCAAGACGAAGGGGCTCTGGGTGACACCAGCCTTTTGATAAGGAATCAAAGCAGCCATCACGAACATACTACCAACAAAGAAGATGATCAAACGCCATAACGTGGTCCGAATAGCAATTGGAATCGTATGGGCGGGATCTTTGGCTTCACCTGCAGTAATGCCGATGAGCTCGGTTCCTGAAAAGGCAAAATTAACGGTGAGCATCGTCGTAAAGACGCCACCAAAGCCATTGGGAAACCACCCATTTTTGTAATAATTAGCAAGCAAAGGGGCACTCGAATGTCCCTGCAGTGGCAGTAAGCCGATAATCGCTAAGCCACCTAAAATGATAAATATAATAATCGCAACGACCTTGATACTGGCAAACCAAAATTCGGCTTCAGCGAACCAGCGGACAGATAGGGCATTAACGGTAAAAATGACGACCATGAAAAGTAAGCTCCAAAGCCAGGTGGCAACGTGTGGGAACCAGTTCTGCATGATTAACCCGGCGGCAGTGAACTCGGAACCTAACGCAATCGTCCAAGTCAGCCAGTATAGAATGGCGACCGTAAATCCAGTCCCGGGACCGATATATTTTTTGGCATAGACGTGAAACGCCCCGGTGTAAGGCATGGCAACCGCTAGTTCACCCAGACACAGCATCACTAGGTAGACTAAGACGGCACCGATGGTGTAAGCGAGTAGCGTCCCAATTGGGCCCGCTTCATGAATGGTATAGCCAGAACTGAGAAAGAGTCCAGTCCCAATGACCCCACCGAGTGAAATCATTAAGACGTGCCGTGATTCCATTTGGCGATTAAGATGAGTTTGTTTAGACATAAATAAAGGCACTCCTTGCAAGTTTGAAATAATTAGAATAAGATGAGTAAACTATTAATGCAATTAGAATACCATAATTTTGGGTCAGAAAGGAATATTAGTATGACAAAAAAGTCATTGAAAACGCTATTAAAAATGGGTCCCGCTGTCTTGGATGGGGCGATGGCGACCGAATTAGAAAAACGAGGTGTTGCGACCGACAGCGCTTTATGGTCAGCGACGGCCATGCTCACCCAACCAGCGGCAATTACGGCGGTACATCAAAGTTATTTTGCTGCCGGCGCGCAGATTGCGATTACGAATACGTATCAAGCTAACGTGCCAGCCTTTGAAGCTGCTGGGATTCCAGCAGCGCAGGCGCGCGAGTTAATTCAGTCAGCGGTCAAACTCGCAAATCAAGCACGTGATGACTATGCGGCGCAACACGCTGACTTTGCGGGGATTGTGGCCGGCAGTATCGGCTCTTATGGGGCCTATTTAGCGGATGGTAGTGAATACACCGGTCGTTATCAGTTAACGGCGCAGGACTATCAAGCATTTCACCGGGAACGGCTGGAGTTAATGATGGCGGTTGGAGTTGATACACTGGCCTTAGAAACGATGCCTAACTTTAAAGAAGTTCAAGCATTGGTGCACTTAGTGACAACGACTTATCCCAACCAGCCTTACTGGGTTAGCTTTAGTATTCGCGATGCGCAAACGTTGTGTGATGGGACTAGCCTTGCCACGGCCGCCCAGTGGGTCGCTTCGCAACCAAATGTGGTAGCGGTTGGGGTGAACTGTACCACTTTAGAAAATATTGAACCAGCCCTGCAAACGTTGCGAGCAGCGGTGTCGGTGCCATTGATCGTGTATCCAAATTCAGGCGATGAATATGATCCGATTACAAAAACGTGGCAAACGACAAGCTTAAGTCATCAATTTTCATCATTTGTCCCGGTTTGGTTGGCCGCCGGTGCCCAAATTATTGGTGGGTGTTGTCGGACGACCCCAACCGATATTCAGACCGTTGCTAGCTTGATTCATGAGCCAGCTTAAGGCCTAAAAAAATAAAACAGGCCCTGTAAGAAGTTATAAACTGCTTGCAGGGCCTGTTTTTATTTGACTATCAGGTCGGTCAAAATGGGATTAATAAAGTAAGAACATGAGAATTAGTTGAACGGCTGCATTAATTAATAAATGAAACCGCATCCGTCCGAACGATTGTTGACTAAACCAAACGGCGATGGTAACTAAGATTGCTAGGATAGTTTGCCAAGTCAAAGGTTGTAAAAAGATGACGACCACTAATAAAAGACCGGTAATCGCTGAAATAAGCTGGTTAATCTGGCGTTGATGACTAAAACTTGGCACGTATAAGAAAAGATAGCTCGCCATTAACGGGGCTAATTTCCATAAAAAGGTCGTCGATAAATAATTATTTTGTAAATAAAAAACGGCCACTGGAATCGTATACGTCATGACAATGCTGAAGACGGTTAACCCGAAATAATTTTGCATGCCAAAACGGGGAATAGCCATAATCAGCAACCACGCACTCCCTGTTAACAGTAAGTATAATAATTCGGATTCCTTAGCGATGATGCTTGTCAGGGCCAATGCCACCGAAATACCAATGGCAACTAAACTCCATTGGGGCGCAATTCGCCGGTCCAAAATAATAAAAATCGTTGCCGTGATGGCTAACGTATACCCGATGAGCGGGAGTTGTGCGGATGAGAATTGTGCAGTTTGGAAGGAACGCCCGTAATCCAGCGCAGCCCACCAACAAATCATACTTTGAACAATCATGAAAAGGACTAGGTGAACATAGTCACGGTTTAATTTTATTTTTCCAATTCGAATCATATGGCCAACGTCTTTCTGTAGGTATTATTACAATCCTAACGATAGACGGCGAGCCAGTCAATAATTTGGTAAGATTCTTTAAAAATTCTGTTGATTGTGATAGTGTAATATAGTTATGAGCCGTTCCCGAGAGGATAAGAGGTTGAGACTGGAAACGTCGCAACGGACTGGCAATGGCTGTGAAAGTAGCCGTGGTAGTTACTCTTAGATGCCTTGTAACCGCAATTTTTCAAGGGGGAATTTTAAAGTGAGTGAAAGACACCTATTTACATCTGAATCAGTTTCTGAGGGTCATCCCGATAAAATCGCGGATCAAATCAGTGATGCCATTTTAGATGCCATGTTAGAACAAGATCCACAAGCCCGGGTTGCTGTTGAAACTTCAGTAACCACTGGGTTAGTATTAGTCTTTGGGGAAGTATCGACCAAAGCCTATGTTGATATTCAAAAAGTTGTACGTGATACGATTAAATCAATTGGTTATGTTGATGGCCAATATGGGTTTGATGGTGATAACTGTGCCGTTTTAGTTTCGTTGGATGAACAATCACCAGATATTGCCCAAGGTGTTGATGATTCTTTGGAAACTCGTGAAGGTGACGCGGACCCATTGGATCAAATTGGGGCCGGCGATCAAGGGATGATGTTTGGCTATGCGATTAACGAAACACCTGAGTTAATGCCACTTCCAATCGCTTTAAGTCATCGTTTGATGCGTCAAATTGCAACTTTACGCAAGGCTGGGACCATCAAGTGGTTGCGCCCAGATGCGAAAGCCCAAGTTACGGTTGAATATGATGCTCAGAATCAACCTAAGCGGATTGACACGGTCGTCTTGTCCACCCAACATGATCCTGACGTTTCGTTAACCACAATTCGACAAACGGTGATTGATCAAGTAATCAAGGCAGTCATTCCAGCCGAATTGTTAGATGACCAAACCAAATATCTGGTTAACCCAACTGGCCGTTTTGTTATCGGTGGGCCCCAAGGGGATGCTGGTTTAACTGGTCGGAAAGTTATCGTCGATACTTATGGTGGGTTCGCTCATCATGGTGGCGGGGCTTTCTCTGGTAAGGATGCGACCAAAGTGGACCGTTCTGCAAGTTATGCGGCTCGCTACATTGCGAAAAATTTAGTTGCTGCTGGCTTGGCTGATCAGGTTGAAGTCCAACTAGCATACGCTATTGGGGTTGCCGAACCAGTCTCAATTGCGGTTGATACGGCTGGTACCGGTAAGGTCAGTGATGATGCGTTAATTACAGCGATTCGCCAAAACTTTGATTTGCGGCCCGCTGGGATTATTAAGATGTTAGACTTACAACGCCCAATTTATCGGCAAACTGCTGCGTACGGTCATTTCGGTCGGACGGATGTTGACTTGCCTTGGGAACATACTGATAAAGTAGCTGCTTTAAAAGCTGAATTTAACTAAATAAACGTAACGATTTTTCGTTACGGTCTGTAGGTACTCGACGCTAAAAGCGACCTTGTTTTAACAGGTCGCTTTTTTTGCGGCCTGAGTAACGAGCAGGTTGTGCTATTTTTCAAACATAGAAGGAGTAAAACACATGCAACAACGTAAAACCAACGTCATCGCGGTTACGATTGCGATATACGTGGCCACGTTCATGAGCGCTATCGAAGGGACCATCGTGTCAACGGCCTTGCCAACAATTGTCGGCGACCTGCACGGGGTTGCATTAATGAACTGGGTTTTTTCAATTTATTTATTGACCAACGCCATGATGACGCCAATTTATGGCAAATTAACGGACTTAATTGGTCGTAAACCAGTTATGCAAGCCGGATTGATTATCTTTATTATCGGCTCGATGATGAGTGGCCTATCTGATTCCATGCCAGTCCTGATTTTCTGGCGAGCCATCCAAGGAATTGGGGCTGGTGCACTGATGCCGGTAGCCATGACCATTATTGCGGACATTTATTCATTTGAACGGCGGGCCAAAGTGCTGGGCTTTAATAGTTCGGCTTGGGGGATTGCCTCAGTCTTGGCGCCCTTAATTGGGGGCATCATTGTTGATAAGTTAAGTTGGCATTGGATCTTTTTCATCAATGTGCCCGTGGGCTTGATTACCTTAGTTTTATTTCAAGTCTATTTACGAGAACCTAAGCGGCAGCGGCAGGGTAAAGTCGATTATTTGGGTAGTTTCTGGTTAATGCTATTTTTACTATGCTTGATGTTGAGTTTCCAATTACTTGGAAATGCGACAATTAGTTGGGCTACGGTTATCATGGCATGGCTGTTAAGCGGCTTTAGTCTGTGGTTATTTATTCGCCGTGAGAGTCGTACCGCAGAACCTGTGATTTCGTTGGACTTATTCAAGAATCATACGTTTGTCATTCAAAATGCCGTGGCGGCGTTAGTGAGTGGCTTCTTGATGGCCGTCGAAGTATACATTCCCACGTGGACTCAAGGTATTCTTGGTGTGCCAGCATCCCTAGCAGGTTTTGCGGTAACGCCAAGTTCGTTAATGTGGATTATTGGGTCTTTCGTGACGGGCCGATTGTTGGCTAAATGGGCGCCACGGAAAATTATCTATTTAAGTTTAATGTTTATTCTGGTTACTAGTATTTGCCTGGCACTCTTACCGGTTTCAACGGCCTTTGGCTGGTTCTTCTTGATTACCGCGATTGGGGGCGTTGGTTTTGGAATTACCATCACCGCAACGACGGTAACGTCACAGCACCTCGTCGCCCCAGAAAATGTGGGGGTAGCGACATCGTTTAACACGTTGAGTCGGACAATCGGACAGACCTTAATGATTTCGATCTTTGGGATTGCTCTAAATGTCGGGATGAATCAAGGCATTCAACAGCATGCAGGTACTAATATGGCAATGATGAATAAACTGATTAATCCACAGACGGCGACGAGTTTACCC
This region of Lactobacillus sp. CBA3605 genomic DNA includes:
- a CDS encoding ISL3 family transposase, producing MSQDQSTRILLQIKDQNITNFKIQDNSRDALRIYADLSYSISVCPRCGQHEIVRNGFKTVNIRISNISERTALLILRKQRFLCRACGHSLLAQTPVVAKQHQISQHVKHRITTALTEDRTMVNIAAEYNVSTNTVSRQLVALGKQTRPAYDGLPTTLCIDEFRSTGKQMSFIAIDAQKHDLIAILPGRRTKEIKAFFLNHYSLKNRQQVTQVVMDFNANYYTIMHSIFPNAKVVADNFHLVQMVLRSLNQTRVQLMKRFAPDTREYRVLKYYWRLYLKDYSKLEKDKPQWFSHLKDHLTQEQLILEGLDLNEEFANTYYSAHELVEAIRSRNYVAFIEALGRVENVSPQLLQTIKTFIKNKQFIKNMTECSLSNGPIEGVNRKIKQIKRTAYGYRNWMNFNYRIQIEFKIKIKKRSPIRK
- a CDS encoding site-specific integrase — its product is MPTKTKSSNRVVTAPPYLIKLLGSLHQEQIAAGIQNNLHLVFMGKFSSKVPSDNSVNKSLRAAHERLGIKKITFHGLRHTHASYLLYKDVSIYIIAQRLGHSDVGITQRVYAHVIAELAQQQAVKIDNALEQF
- a CDS encoding N-acetyltransferase, with amino-acid sequence MYFKKATLDDIDTIIDILSDGRNQLAEAGVNQWQGDYPSRNQITADIMQGSAYLFNADDSATVGAVAVVPSPDATYDTANATWLNTTAPYVVIHRVAIHSSHAGHGYATQLFEKIIAHITKEHPAIKSIRIDTHADNLAMQHLIAKMQFERVGEMVGVYHQDDTCYVYEKLIK
- a CDS encoding metallophosphoesterase, with the translated sequence MQKIAVLSDIHGNATALAAVLADAQAQGVTEYWTVGDITVRGPEPEQCMALLDQVQPTAYVLGNHEENYGKVLTATPTDFNQPKQIMATILTAYDRQQLTSAHFTKLLHLPLTVTKHIGSLTIRLQHVLPQRTRGHALAPTAEQANFDQAATGQPDIVIYAHTHQPLMRYSTTGQLILNAGTVGLPTAPWPALRSPRAMYLLLTFDAQGLTSIDYRKVAFDWQQAIKIAQEHTLPYLEFYERTLRTNAYQYAPNTVAAYNDAHAMAARAQAILATND
- a CDS encoding amino acid permease, whose product is MSKQTHLNRQMESRHVLMISLGGVIGTGLFLSSGYTIHEAGPIGTLLAYTIGAVLVYLVMLCLGELAVAMPYTGAFHVYAKKYIGPGTGFTVAILYWLTWTIALGSEFTAAGLIMQNWFPHVATWLWSLLFMVVIFTVNALSVRWFAEAEFWFASIKVVAIIIFIILGGLAIIGLLPLQGHSSAPLLANYYKNGWFPNGFGGVFTTMLTVNFAFSGTELIGITAGEAKDPAHTIPIAIRTTLWRLIIFFVGSMFVMAALIPYQKAGVTQSPFVLVFKEIGIPYAADLMNFVVLTAIMSAANSGLYASTRMLWSLANEGTIPKIFKRTTRRDVPLIALITSMLGGILALLSSVYAAGSVYLVLVSISGLAVVIVWMAIALSEINFRKAYVKSGKNLADLTYKTPGYPVVPWLAFILSGLSCILIWFDPNQRIALYYTLPFIAICYLGYYLSQKIKQHHQN
- the mmuM gene encoding homocysteine S-methyltransferase; translation: MTKKSLKTLLKMGPAVLDGAMATELEKRGVATDSALWSATAMLTQPAAITAVHQSYFAAGAQIAITNTYQANVPAFEAAGIPAAQARELIQSAVKLANQARDDYAAQHADFAGIVAGSIGSYGAYLADGSEYTGRYQLTAQDYQAFHRERLELMMAVGVDTLALETMPNFKEVQALVHLVTTTYPNQPYWVSFSIRDAQTLCDGTSLATAAQWVASQPNVVAVGVNCTTLENIEPALQTLRAAVSVPLIVYPNSGDEYDPITKTWQTTSLSHQFSSFVPVWLAAGAQIIGGCCRTTPTDIQTVASLIHEPA
- the metK gene encoding methionine adenosyltransferase, with protein sequence MSERHLFTSESVSEGHPDKIADQISDAILDAMLEQDPQARVAVETSVTTGLVLVFGEVSTKAYVDIQKVVRDTIKSIGYVDGQYGFDGDNCAVLVSLDEQSPDIAQGVDDSLETREGDADPLDQIGAGDQGMMFGYAINETPELMPLPIALSHRLMRQIATLRKAGTIKWLRPDAKAQVTVEYDAQNQPKRIDTVVLSTQHDPDVSLTTIRQTVIDQVIKAVIPAELLDDQTKYLVNPTGRFVIGGPQGDAGLTGRKVIVDTYGGFAHHGGGAFSGKDATKVDRSASYAARYIAKNLVAAGLADQVEVQLAYAIGVAEPVSIAVDTAGTGKVSDDALITAIRQNFDLRPAGIIKMLDLQRPIYRQTAAYGHFGRTDVDLPWEHTDKVAALKAEFN